The Desulfobulbaceae bacterium genome has a segment encoding these proteins:
- a CDS encoding ATP-binding protein, with amino-acid sequence VWYEDVSESAIPDRELACFRKLLEGHETAETILLTNDYEDVINTGATRVQCIPMAKFLLGLI; translated from the coding sequence AGGTTTGGTATGAAGATGTATCAGAAAGCGCCATCCCGGATCGGGAGCTGGCTTGTTTCCGAAAACTGCTGGAAGGACATGAAACGGCAGAAACCATTCTGCTGACCAACGACTATGAGGATGTAATCAATACCGGGGCCACCAGGGTCCAATGTATTCCCATGGCAAAGTTTCTGCTTGGGTTAATCTAA
- a CDS encoding DUF2062 domain-containing protein, with the protein MRYYTLKFRRLKAEPASLARGVSLGCIIGISPTLPFHTGPVWVRRHNGGALGFMWCARRTLRCLPKWENSVY; encoded by the coding sequence GTGAGGTATTACACCCTTAAATTCCGTCGTCTCAAAGCTGAACCGGCATCGCTGGCCAGAGGCGTTTCACTTGGCTGCATCATCGGCATAAGTCCAACTCTGCCGTTCCACACTGGTCCGGTTTGGGTGCGGCGGCACAATGGTGGTGCGTTGGGCTTTATGTGGTGCGCACGGCGCACCCTACGTTGTCTGCCTAAATGGGAAAATTCAGTTTATTAG
- a CDS encoding lysophospholipid acyltransferase family protein, translating into MATPNKSVAQIFSFTEKTEGKLQKEPPKKFFRMLETLFKLRRLQNIYEEIGHEMTESHFASRVLQYLGITCCLEHHEISERIPAEGPVIVVANHPFGGVEGLILLSLLSNYRTDVKVLGNQLLKRIPELATEVIAVDLFSGKKSSTTNMRALRESKRHLDTGGLLIIFPAGEVSSFKLSKWEIADPAWFRSLEWLIKKTGADVLPIYFDGRNSVAFQVAGLIHPRLKTALLPNELLNKKNKTIHLEIGQIISNKRLAEITHSKQLIDYLRFRTYLLKQRIVKTQKKEASRTQQPIAPPVPSAELWQDIFNLPSGQLLASSGHLTVYYGYAHQLPNVLPELGRLREMTFRNANEGSGKARDIDQFDDDYLHVFVWHDTSHEIIGAYRMGDVQAIYTAKGAKGLYTSSLFSYRKMFFETIGPSLEMGRSFIRPEFQNSFGPLLLLWKGIGQYIARHPQYRILFGPVSISRSYSDFSRQLIAASLQKNFLLPDLARHVKPHRPLKIHTQSVKGCAHDAVSDFVDNIDEVSRLIGDIEVNEKDIPVLLKFYLTLGCKFLAFNEDPLFGDVLDGLVLVDLLETDCKTIRRYMGEKGAQSFINYHHPQKMSVAV; encoded by the coding sequence ATGGCAACTCCAAATAAATCGGTAGCACAAATATTTTCATTCACCGAAAAGACGGAGGGCAAGCTTCAAAAAGAACCGCCAAAAAAGTTTTTCCGAATGCTGGAGACCTTGTTCAAGCTGAGAAGACTACAAAACATTTATGAAGAGATAGGTCACGAGATGACAGAGAGCCATTTTGCTTCCCGTGTCCTCCAATATCTGGGAATTACCTGTTGTTTAGAACATCACGAAATATCAGAAAGGATTCCTGCTGAAGGCCCGGTAATCGTTGTCGCAAATCACCCTTTTGGCGGTGTTGAAGGCCTCATCCTTCTGTCGTTGCTCTCTAACTACCGGACCGACGTGAAGGTTCTTGGGAACCAGTTGCTCAAACGAATACCTGAATTGGCGACTGAGGTGATAGCCGTGGATCTGTTCTCGGGAAAAAAATCATCAACCACGAATATGCGTGCGCTTCGCGAATCAAAACGACACCTTGACACGGGTGGCTTACTGATCATTTTCCCGGCCGGAGAGGTTTCATCTTTTAAACTTTCCAAATGGGAAATTGCCGATCCAGCCTGGTTCAGGTCGCTGGAGTGGCTTATTAAAAAAACTGGTGCCGATGTGCTCCCCATCTACTTTGACGGACGAAACAGTGTAGCTTTCCAAGTCGCCGGCCTCATCCACCCACGCCTTAAAACCGCCTTATTACCGAACGAGCTGCTCAATAAGAAGAATAAGACCATACACCTTGAAATTGGGCAGATAATATCGAATAAAAGGCTTGCTGAAATTACACATAGTAAGCAGCTTATCGACTATCTCAGATTTCGGACCTACCTCCTTAAACAAAGAATTGTCAAAACCCAAAAAAAGGAGGCGAGCCGCACCCAACAACCCATTGCCCCGCCTGTACCAAGCGCTGAACTTTGGCAAGATATCTTCAACCTGCCATCGGGTCAATTATTGGCCTCTAGTGGGCACCTTACAGTGTATTACGGCTATGCCCACCAACTACCCAATGTTCTTCCCGAATTAGGGCGACTTCGTGAAATGACTTTCCGCAATGCCAATGAAGGCAGTGGCAAAGCCCGCGACATCGATCAATTTGATGATGATTATTTGCACGTTTTTGTCTGGCACGATACGTCCCATGAAATCATCGGGGCGTATCGCATGGGCGATGTGCAGGCCATTTATACCGCAAAAGGTGCTAAGGGCCTTTATACGAGCTCCCTTTTCTCTTACAGAAAAATGTTCTTTGAAACGATCGGTCCATCTCTGGAAATGGGACGCTCGTTTATTCGTCCAGAATTTCAAAATTCATTTGGCCCGCTGCTTTTGCTCTGGAAAGGCATTGGCCAGTATATTGCCAGACATCCCCAATATCGAATACTCTTTGGTCCTGTCAGTATAAGCCGCAGCTACAGCGATTTCTCCAGGCAACTGATTGCAGCATCGTTGCAGAAGAACTTTCTTTTGCCGGATCTGGCCAGGCATGTAAAGCCTCATCGCCCTTTAAAAATTCATACTCAATCTGTCAAAGGGTGTGCGCATGATGCTGTTTCTGATTTCGTCGACAATATCGACGAAGTTTCGCGTTTGATCGGTGACATTGAGGTGAATGAAAAAGATATTCCGGTTCTGCTGAAATTTTATCTCACCCTGGGCTGCAAGTTTCTGGCTTTTAACGAGGATCCGCTCTTCGGGGACGTGCTCGACGGCCTGGTTCTGGTTGATCTGTTGGAAACAGATTGCAAAACCATTCGTCGCTATATGGGTGAAAAAGGGGCTCAGAGTTTTATCAATTACCATCACCCCCAAAAGATGTCAGTGGCAGTCTGA